The Medicago truncatula cultivar Jemalong A17 chromosome 4, MtrunA17r5.0-ANR, whole genome shotgun sequence genome includes a region encoding these proteins:
- the LOC25492108 gene encoding protein translation factor SUI1 homolog translates to MSEFDTNIPTTYDPFAEANAEDSGAGTKEYVHVRVQQRNGRKSLTTVQGLKKEFSYSKILKDLKKEFCCNGTVVEDPELGQVIQLQGDQRKNVSTFLVQAGIVKKEKIKLHGF, encoded by the exons ATGTCTGAGTTTGACACAAACATCCCAACAACTTATG ATCCCTTTGCTGAGGCAAATGCTGAGGACTCAGGTGCCGGGACAAAAGAATATGTTCATGTCCGTGTACAGCAGCGTAACGGAAGGAAAAGCTTAACAACTGTTCAAGGGTTAAAGAAAGAGTTTAGCTATAGCAAGATACTCAAGGACCTGAAGAAAGAGTTCTGCTGTAATGGTACTGTTGTTGAGGACCCTGAGTTGGGACAG GTCATACAACTTCAGGGAGATCAAAGGAAGAATGTTTCTACTTTCCTTGTGCAG GCGGGAATTGTAAAGAAGGAGAAAATCAAGCTTCATGGTTTCTAA